Proteins from one Oncorhynchus masou masou isolate Uvic2021 chromosome 12, UVic_Omas_1.1, whole genome shotgun sequence genomic window:
- the LOC135550505 gene encoding non-POU domain-containing octamer-binding protein-like isoform X2, which produces MQGNQGPRGEQQYHGPSRHQFENQKNPGVNSNGQHADEQESPNAGITIDLQNFRKPGEKTYTQRSRLFVGNLPTGVTEAEVEKLFSKYGKAAEIFINKDRGFGFIRLETKTVAEIAKAELDDTSFRGRQLRVRFATHGAALTVRNLPQFISNELLEEAFSVFGQIERAIVIVDDRGRPTGKGIVEYTAKPAARKALDRCADGAFLLTAFPRPVTVEPMEQFDEDEGLPERIVNKNQVFHKEREQPPRFAQPGTFEYEYAMRWKALMEMEKQQYEQVDRNIKEAHEKLEQEMEAARHEHQVILMRQDLLRRQEELRRMEELHNQEMQKRKQMELRQEEERRRREEEMRMHSEEMMRRQQEGFKGNFPGNREQEMRMHMQGQGINRNSMGAGEGNPSVPIPGAANIPAENPPLMGAGNNNMPVGGQPVFPRVPGQGPADFGANKRRRF; this is translated from the exons ATGCAAGGAAACCAGGGCCCTCGTGGAGAACAGCAGTATCATGGCCCATCGAGACACCAGTTTGAAAACCAGAAAAATCCTGGAGTCAACAGCAATGGAcagcatgcagatgagcaggaGAGCCCAA ATGCAGGGATAACCATAGATCTACAAAACTTCAGGAAACCTGGAGAGAAGACTTACACTCAGCGCAGCCGTCTGTTTGTGGGAAATTTACCAACTGGTGTTACAGAGGCAGAGGTGGAGAAGTTGTTTTCCAAGTATGGCAAGGCAGCTGAGATTTTCATCAACAAGGACCGGGGGTTTGGATTCATTAGACTG GAGACAAAAACAGTGGCTGAGATTGCTAAAGCCGAGCTTGATGACACTTCATTCAGAGGCAGACAGTTGCGCGTGCGATTTGCAACACATGGTGCTGCTCTAACTGTGAGGAATTTGCCACAGTTCATTTCCAATGAGCTCCTGGAAGAGGCTTTCTCTGTCTTTGGCCAGATTGAAAGGGCCATAGTCATAGTAGATGATAGAGGGAGACCCACAGGAAAGGGGATTGTGGAATACACAGCCAAGCCTGCAGCAAGGAAGGCTCTGGATAGGTGTGCAGATGGGGCCTTTCTATTGACTGC ATTCCCCAGGCCAGTAACAGTTGAGCCAATGGAGCAGTTTGATGAGGATGAGGGACTGCCAGAGAGGATTGTAAACAAAAACCAAGTGTTTCACAA GGAGCGGGAGCAGCCACCGAGATTTGCTCAGCCAGGGACATTTGAGTATGAGTATGCCATGCGCTGGAAGGCCCTGATGGAGATGGAGAAGCAACAGTATGAGCAGGTGGACAGGAACATCAAGGAGGCTCATGAGAAGCTGGAGCAAGAAATGGAGGCAGCTAGACATGAGCACCAGGTTATCTTGATGAGACAAG ACCTGCTGAGGCGTCAAGAGGAGCTGAGGAGAATGGAGGAGCTCCATAACCAGGAGATGCAGAAGAGGAAGCAGATGGAGCTGCGTCAGGAAGAGGAACGTcgcaggagggaggaggagatgaggatgcACAGTGAGGAGATGATGAGGCGGCAGCAGGAGGGCTTCAAGGGAAACTTCCCTGGAAAT CGGGAGCAGGAGATGCGGATGCACATGCAAG GTCAAGGAATTAACAGAAACTCGATGGGTGCTGGTGAAGGTAACCCCAGCGTGCCCATCCCTGGAGCTGCCAACATACCTGCTGAGAACCCCCCTTTAATG GGGGCAGGAAACAACAACATGCCCGTAGGAGGCCAGCCTGTGTTCCCAAGAGTCCCTGGCCAAGGCCCTGCGGACTTTGGTGCCAACAAGCGTCGCAGATTCTAA
- the LOC135550505 gene encoding non-POU domain-containing octamer-binding protein-like isoform X1: MQGNQGPRGEQQYHGPSRHQFENQKNPGVNSNGQHADEQESPNAGITIDLQNFRKPGEKTYTQRSRLFVGNLPTGVTEAEVEKLFSKYGKAAEIFINKDRGFGFIRLETKTVAEIAKAELDDTSFRGRQLRVRFATHGAALTVRNLPQFISNELLEEAFSVFGQIERAIVIVDDRGRPTGKGIVEYTAKPAARKALDRCADGAFLLTAFPRPVTVEPMEQFDEDEGLPERIVNKNQVFHKEREQPPRFAQPGTFEYEYAMRWKALMEMEKQQYEQVDRNIKEAHEKLEQEMEAARHEHQVILMRQDLLRRQEELRRMEELHNQEMQKRKQMELRQEEERRRREEEMRMHSEEMMRRQQEGFKGNFPGNREQEMRMHMQGQGINRNSMGAGEGNPSVPIPGAANIPAENPPLMQGAGNNNMPVGGQPVFPRVPGQGPADFGANKRRRF; this comes from the exons ATGCAAGGAAACCAGGGCCCTCGTGGAGAACAGCAGTATCATGGCCCATCGAGACACCAGTTTGAAAACCAGAAAAATCCTGGAGTCAACAGCAATGGAcagcatgcagatgagcaggaGAGCCCAA ATGCAGGGATAACCATAGATCTACAAAACTTCAGGAAACCTGGAGAGAAGACTTACACTCAGCGCAGCCGTCTGTTTGTGGGAAATTTACCAACTGGTGTTACAGAGGCAGAGGTGGAGAAGTTGTTTTCCAAGTATGGCAAGGCAGCTGAGATTTTCATCAACAAGGACCGGGGGTTTGGATTCATTAGACTG GAGACAAAAACAGTGGCTGAGATTGCTAAAGCCGAGCTTGATGACACTTCATTCAGAGGCAGACAGTTGCGCGTGCGATTTGCAACACATGGTGCTGCTCTAACTGTGAGGAATTTGCCACAGTTCATTTCCAATGAGCTCCTGGAAGAGGCTTTCTCTGTCTTTGGCCAGATTGAAAGGGCCATAGTCATAGTAGATGATAGAGGGAGACCCACAGGAAAGGGGATTGTGGAATACACAGCCAAGCCTGCAGCAAGGAAGGCTCTGGATAGGTGTGCAGATGGGGCCTTTCTATTGACTGC ATTCCCCAGGCCAGTAACAGTTGAGCCAATGGAGCAGTTTGATGAGGATGAGGGACTGCCAGAGAGGATTGTAAACAAAAACCAAGTGTTTCACAA GGAGCGGGAGCAGCCACCGAGATTTGCTCAGCCAGGGACATTTGAGTATGAGTATGCCATGCGCTGGAAGGCCCTGATGGAGATGGAGAAGCAACAGTATGAGCAGGTGGACAGGAACATCAAGGAGGCTCATGAGAAGCTGGAGCAAGAAATGGAGGCAGCTAGACATGAGCACCAGGTTATCTTGATGAGACAAG ACCTGCTGAGGCGTCAAGAGGAGCTGAGGAGAATGGAGGAGCTCCATAACCAGGAGATGCAGAAGAGGAAGCAGATGGAGCTGCGTCAGGAAGAGGAACGTcgcaggagggaggaggagatgaggatgcACAGTGAGGAGATGATGAGGCGGCAGCAGGAGGGCTTCAAGGGAAACTTCCCTGGAAAT CGGGAGCAGGAGATGCGGATGCACATGCAAG GTCAAGGAATTAACAGAAACTCGATGGGTGCTGGTGAAGGTAACCCCAGCGTGCCCATCCCTGGAGCTGCCAACATACCTGCTGAGAACCCCCCTTTAATG CAGGGGGCAGGAAACAACAACATGCCCGTAGGAGGCCAGCCTGTGTTCCCAAGAGTCCCTGGCCAAGGCCCTGCGGACTTTGGTGCCAACAAGCGTCGCAGATTCTAA